One Chionomys nivalis chromosome 4, mChiNiv1.1, whole genome shotgun sequence genomic region harbors:
- the LOC130873214 gene encoding histone H2AX codes for MSGRGKTGGKARAKAKSRSSRAGLQFPVGRVHRLLRKGHYAERVGAGAPVYLAAVLEYLTAEILELAGNAARDNKKTRIIPRHLQLAIRNDEELNKLLGGVTIAQGGVLPNIQAVLLPKKTSATVGPKAPAGGKKATQASQEY; via the coding sequence ATGTCGGGACGCGGCAAGACCGGAGGCAAGGCCCGCGCCAAGGCCAAGTCCCGCTCGTCGCGCGCCGGCCTGCAGTTCCCGGTAGGCCGTGTGCACCGGCTGCTGCGGAAAGGCCACTATGCCGAGCGCGTGGGCGCAGGCGCGCCCGTGTACCTGGCGGCCGTGCTGGAGTACCTCACCGCCGAGATCCTGGAGCTGGCGGGCAACGCGGCCCGCGACAACAAGAAGACGCGCATCATCCCGCGCCACCTGCAGCTGGCCATCCGCAACGACGAGGAGCTCAACAAGCTGCTGGGCGGCGTGACGATCGCGCAGGGCGGCGTCCTGCCCAACATCCAGGCCGTGCTGCTGCCCAAGAAGACCAGCGCCACCGTGGGCCCCAAGGCGCCGGCGGGCGGCAAGAAGGCCACGCAGGCCTCCCAGGAGTACTGA
- the Hmbs gene encoding porphobilinogen deaminase isoform X1, giving the protein MSGNGSAAATAGENGSKMRVIRVGTRKSQLARIQTDTVVAMLKTLHPGMQFEIIAMSTTGDKILDTALSKIGEKSLFTKELEYALEKNEVDLVVHSLKDVPTILPPGFTIGAVCKRENPCDAVVFHPKYFGKTLETLPEKSAVGTSSLRRVAQLQRKFPHLEFKSIRGNLNTRLRKLDEQQEFSAIVLAVAGLQRMGWQNRVGQILHPEECMYAVGQGALAVEVRAKDQDILDLVSVLHDPETLLRCIAERAFLRHLEGGCSVPVAVHTVMSDGQLYLTGGVWSLDGSDSMQETMQATIQVPVQHEEGPEDDPQLVGITARNIPRGAQLAAENLGISLASLLLNKGAKNILDVARQLNDVR; this is encoded by the exons ATGTCCGGTAACGGCAGCGCGGCTGCAACGGCG GGAGAAAACGGCTCAAAGATGAGGGTGATTCGCGTGGGGACCCGTAAGAGCCAG CTGGCTCGCATACAGACGGACACTGTGGTGGCGATGCTGAAAACCTTGCACCCGGGCATGCAGTTTGAAATCA TTGCCATGTCTACCACGGGGGACAAGATTCTCGATACTGCACTCTCTAAG ATTGGAGAGAAAAGCCTGTTTACCAAGGAGCTAGAATACGCCCTGGAGAAGAATGA AGTGGACCTGGTTGTTCACTCGCTGAAGGATGTGCCCACTATACTACCTCCTGGCTTCACCATTGGAGCCGTCTGCAA ACGGGAAAATCCTTGTGATGCTGTTGTCTTTCACCCAAAATATTTTGGGAAGACTCTAGAAACCTTGCCAGAGAAAAG CGCGGTAGGAACCAGCTCCCTGAGGAGAGTGGCccagctacagagaaagttcccaCATCTGGAATTCAAGAGTATT CGGGGCAACCTCAACACCAGACTGCGGAAGCTGGATGAGCAGCAGGAgttcagtgccattgtcctggcTGTGGCTGGCCTGCAGCGCATGGGCTGGCAGAACCGAGTGGGGCAG ATCTTGCATCCAGAGGAATGTATGTACGCTGTGGGTCAG GGAGCCCTAGCTGTGGAAGTCCGAGCCAAGGACCAGGATATCTTGGATTTAGTGAGTGTGTTGCATGACCCCGAGACTCTGCTTCGCTGCATCGCTGAGAGGGCCTTTCTGAGGCACCTG GAAGGGGGATGTAGCGTGCCAGTAGCAGTGCACACGGTGATGAGCGATGGACAG CTGTACCTGACTGGAGGAGTCTGGAGTCTAGACGGCTCGGATAGCATGCAAGAGACTATGCAGGCCACCATCCAGGTCCCTGTCCAG CATGAAGAGGGTCCAGAGGATGACCCACAGCTGGTTGGAATCACTGCCCGGAACATTCCAAGAGGAGCCCAGCTAGCTGCTGAGAACCTGGGCATCAGCCTGGCCAGCTTGTTGCTGAACAAAGGAGCCAAGAACATCCTGGATGTTGCACGGCAGCTTAATGATGTGCGCTAA
- the Hmbs gene encoding porphobilinogen deaminase isoform X2, protein MRVIRVGTRKSQLARIQTDTVVAMLKTLHPGMQFEIIAMSTTGDKILDTALSKIGEKSLFTKELEYALEKNEVDLVVHSLKDVPTILPPGFTIGAVCKRENPCDAVVFHPKYFGKTLETLPEKSAVGTSSLRRVAQLQRKFPHLEFKSIRGNLNTRLRKLDEQQEFSAIVLAVAGLQRMGWQNRVGQILHPEECMYAVGQGALAVEVRAKDQDILDLVSVLHDPETLLRCIAERAFLRHLEGGCSVPVAVHTVMSDGQLYLTGGVWSLDGSDSMQETMQATIQVPVQHEEGPEDDPQLVGITARNIPRGAQLAAENLGISLASLLLNKGAKNILDVARQLNDVR, encoded by the exons ATGAGGGTGATTCGCGTGGGGACCCGTAAGAGCCAG CTGGCTCGCATACAGACGGACACTGTGGTGGCGATGCTGAAAACCTTGCACCCGGGCATGCAGTTTGAAATCA TTGCCATGTCTACCACGGGGGACAAGATTCTCGATACTGCACTCTCTAAG ATTGGAGAGAAAAGCCTGTTTACCAAGGAGCTAGAATACGCCCTGGAGAAGAATGA AGTGGACCTGGTTGTTCACTCGCTGAAGGATGTGCCCACTATACTACCTCCTGGCTTCACCATTGGAGCCGTCTGCAA ACGGGAAAATCCTTGTGATGCTGTTGTCTTTCACCCAAAATATTTTGGGAAGACTCTAGAAACCTTGCCAGAGAAAAG CGCGGTAGGAACCAGCTCCCTGAGGAGAGTGGCccagctacagagaaagttcccaCATCTGGAATTCAAGAGTATT CGGGGCAACCTCAACACCAGACTGCGGAAGCTGGATGAGCAGCAGGAgttcagtgccattgtcctggcTGTGGCTGGCCTGCAGCGCATGGGCTGGCAGAACCGAGTGGGGCAG ATCTTGCATCCAGAGGAATGTATGTACGCTGTGGGTCAG GGAGCCCTAGCTGTGGAAGTCCGAGCCAAGGACCAGGATATCTTGGATTTAGTGAGTGTGTTGCATGACCCCGAGACTCTGCTTCGCTGCATCGCTGAGAGGGCCTTTCTGAGGCACCTG GAAGGGGGATGTAGCGTGCCAGTAGCAGTGCACACGGTGATGAGCGATGGACAG CTGTACCTGACTGGAGGAGTCTGGAGTCTAGACGGCTCGGATAGCATGCAAGAGACTATGCAGGCCACCATCCAGGTCCCTGTCCAG CATGAAGAGGGTCCAGAGGATGACCCACAGCTGGTTGGAATCACTGCCCGGAACATTCCAAGAGGAGCCCAGCTAGCTGCTGAGAACCTGGGCATCAGCCTGGCCAGCTTGTTGCTGAACAAAGGAGCCAAGAACATCCTGGATGTTGCACGGCAGCTTAATGATGTGCGCTAA